One window of the Xenopus tropicalis strain Nigerian chromosome 10, UCB_Xtro_10.0, whole genome shotgun sequence genome contains the following:
- the stmn3 gene encoding stathmin-3 isoform X4 — MASTLSAYKEKMKELSMIDMICSCLYSQPLPKTVYQFEDMEVKQLNKRASGQSFEVILKPPTDLSPESPPLTTSPTKKDISLEELQKRLEAAEERRKIQEAQVLKQLSEKREHERNVLHRAIEDNNSFSRIAEEKLNYKMELSQEIRDANLAALKERLREKELHAAEVRRNKEQREEMSG, encoded by the exons CCTACAAGGAAAAGATGAAGGAACTTTCTATGATAGACATGATCTGCTCTTGCCTCTACTCCCAGCCTCTTCCCAAGACTGTCTATCAGTTTGAAG ACATGGAGGTCAAGCAGCTGAATAAAAGGGCATCGGGGCAGAGTTTTGAAGTTATTTTGAAGCCCCCCACAGACTTATCCCCCGAGAGTCCTCCTCTCACCACCTCGCCCACAAAGAAGGACATTTCCTTGGAGGAACTTCAGAAGAGACTGGAAGCTGCTGAGGAGAGGAGGAAG ATCCAGGAGGCTCAGGTACTGAAGCAGCTGTCGGAAAAGAGAGAGCACGAGAGGAACGTTCTTCACCGGGCCATAGAGGACAACAACAGCTTCAGCAGGATTGCCGAGGAGAAGCTGAACTACAAGATGGAACTGAGCCAGGAGATCAGAGATGCAAACCTAGCTGCCCTGAAGGAGCGTCTCCGGGAGAAG GAGCTCCATGCAGCAGAAGTTCGCAGGAACAAGGAGCAGCGAGAGGAGATGTCTGGATAA
- the stmn3 gene encoding stathmin 3 has protein sequence MKELSMIDMICSCLYSQPLPKTVYQFEDMEVKQLNKRASGQSFEVILKPPTDLSPESPPLTTSPTKKDISLEELQKRLEAAEERRKIQEAQVLKQLSEKREHERNVLHRAIEDNNSFSRIAEEKLNYKMELSQEIRDANLAALKERLREKELHAAEVRRNKEQREEMSG, from the exons ATGAAGGAACTTTCTATGATAGACATGATCTGCTCTTGCCTCTACTCCCAGCCTCTTCCCAAGACTGTCTATCAGTTTGAAG ACATGGAGGTCAAGCAGCTGAATAAAAGGGCATCGGGGCAGAGTTTTGAAGTTATTTTGAAGCCCCCCACAGACTTATCCCCCGAGAGTCCTCCTCTCACCACCTCGCCCACAAAGAAGGACATTTCCTTGGAGGAACTTCAGAAGAGACTGGAAGCTGCTGAGGAGAGGAGGAAG ATCCAGGAGGCTCAGGTACTGAAGCAGCTGTCGGAAAAGAGAGAGCACGAGAGGAACGTTCTTCACCGGGCCATAGAGGACAACAACAGCTTCAGCAGGATTGCCGAGGAGAAGCTGAACTACAAGATGGAACTGAGCCAGGAGATCAGAGATGCAAACCTAGCTGCCCTGAAGGAGCGTCTCCGGGAGAAG GAGCTCCATGCAGCAGAAGTTCGCAGGAACAAGGAGCAGCGAGAGGAGATGTCTGGATAA
- the stmn3 gene encoding stathmin-3 isoform X3, translated as MASTLSGTYPYSTMASTLSAYKEKMKELSMIDMICSCLYSQPLPKTVYQFEDMEVKQLNKRASGQSFEVILKPPTDLSPESPPLTTSPTKKDISLEELQKRLEAAEERRKIQEAQVLKQLSEKREHERNVLHRAIEDNNSFSRIAEEKLNYKMELSQEIRDANLAALKERLREKELHAAEVRRNKEQREEMSG; from the exons CCTACAAGGAAAAGATGAAGGAACTTTCTATGATAGACATGATCTGCTCTTGCCTCTACTCCCAGCCTCTTCCCAAGACTGTCTATCAGTTTGAAG ACATGGAGGTCAAGCAGCTGAATAAAAGGGCATCGGGGCAGAGTTTTGAAGTTATTTTGAAGCCCCCCACAGACTTATCCCCCGAGAGTCCTCCTCTCACCACCTCGCCCACAAAGAAGGACATTTCCTTGGAGGAACTTCAGAAGAGACTGGAAGCTGCTGAGGAGAGGAGGAAG ATCCAGGAGGCTCAGGTACTGAAGCAGCTGTCGGAAAAGAGAGAGCACGAGAGGAACGTTCTTCACCGGGCCATAGAGGACAACAACAGCTTCAGCAGGATTGCCGAGGAGAAGCTGAACTACAAGATGGAACTGAGCCAGGAGATCAGAGATGCAAACCTAGCTGCCCTGAAGGAGCGTCTCCGGGAGAAG GAGCTCCATGCAGCAGAAGTTCGCAGGAACAAGGAGCAGCGAGAGGAGATGTCTGGATAA